The Commensalibacter nepenthis genome has a window encoding:
- a CDS encoding quinone-dependent dihydroorotate dehydrogenase: MKSTIGYRLSEIEQEAIAIFYPWIFKGFQCFKPETGHELAITSLLLGLCGGHKPWQDDPVLRVNAMGLSFPNPVGIAAGFDKNALVISPLARLGFGAVEVGTVTPRPQIGNPKPRLFRLIEDGAIINRMGFNNDGINRIVARLERMRASKGSLKTTANIPVGVNIGINKVGADPEKDYPFLVGKVQDYADYIVLNLSSPNTPGLRDLQHPSRLRGILAAIKDQYPHHPPLLVKLAPDLEDKEVEGIVETVIDAGVTGLILTNTTITRSDDLQGAFRYEPGGLSGRPVRQKSTEMLARVARLSKNQLTLIGCGGIETGADVIDKIMHGADFTQVYSALIYEGPGLVRRIKKEIVEILNREGIQNIVQLKGVAL, translated from the coding sequence ATGAAGTCAACAATTGGTTACCGGCTATCTGAAATTGAACAAGAGGCAATAGCAATTTTTTACCCTTGGATTTTTAAAGGATTTCAATGTTTCAAGCCTGAAACAGGTCATGAGCTAGCAATTACCAGTTTATTATTGGGGTTATGCGGTGGACATAAACCTTGGCAAGATGATCCTGTATTACGCGTCAATGCAATGGGCTTGTCTTTTCCCAATCCCGTTGGAATAGCGGCTGGATTTGATAAAAATGCCTTGGTGATTTCACCGTTGGCTCGACTGGGTTTTGGTGCAGTAGAGGTTGGCACGGTTACTCCTCGACCACAAATTGGGAATCCAAAACCGCGATTATTTCGTTTGATTGAAGATGGCGCCATTATTAATCGTATGGGGTTCAATAATGATGGGATTAATCGTATTGTTGCTCGACTAGAAAGAATGAGAGCTTCAAAAGGTTCATTGAAAACAACGGCGAATATTCCAGTTGGTGTCAATATTGGAATTAATAAAGTGGGGGCTGATCCTGAAAAAGATTATCCGTTTTTAGTTGGAAAAGTTCAGGATTATGCAGATTATATTGTTTTAAATCTTTCTTCTCCTAATACGCCTGGACTAAGGGATTTGCAGCATCCCTCTCGTTTACGTGGTATCTTGGCAGCGATCAAGGATCAATATCCGCATCACCCTCCGTTATTGGTTAAATTGGCTCCTGATCTTGAAGATAAAGAGGTTGAAGGAATTGTTGAAACCGTTATAGACGCTGGGGTTACAGGATTAATCTTAACCAATACAACCATTACACGCTCTGATGATTTACAAGGGGCTTTTCGTTATGAACCAGGTGGGTTGTCAGGTCGTCCAGTGCGTCAAAAAAGCACAGAAATGTTGGCTCGGGTTGCGCGCCTGTCCAAAAATCAATTAACCTTAATTGGATGTGGAGGCATTGAAACAGGCGCTGATGTAATTGATAAAATCATGCACGGTGCAGATTTTACCCAAGTTTATAGTGCGCTGATTTATGAAGGTCCTGGACTTGTGAGGCGTATTAAAAAAGAGATTGTCGAGATTTTAAACCGCGAAGGCATTCAAAACATTGTTCAATTAAAAGGGGTTGCTCTTTAG
- a CDS encoding acyltransferase family protein, with amino-acid sequence MAFLLSILSLPVFKVIKPNLTNINRVQTIDGVRGFLAYGVVFSHGQNFYTLLATGQWAGSANPFYNMFGTVAVRLFFMVTAYLFWSKLLVSQGQMNWRAFYMKRLFRIAPVYWCACLGVFIIVMTETHWVVQVSWVEFVKQIGAWLALGILPLPDINNHMMSFMILLGVVWTLQYEWLFYGILPFVAWFARNKERALIFIICASIFILISAYLLQSCPIIRQILAVLFMFLIGMFCATLQQYEFTIPFHSVLQSLFVSIMIMAIFIYAPEGVYISSILFAVVFFCIISGCSIFGLLTFSASQRMGEVSYGIYLLQGIVFYWIYSVPLIRHYVLRGPIEFWGIMALICILILFLAMIVHILIEKPGIKIGYQLSALFNARK; translated from the coding sequence ATGGCGTTCCTTTTATCGATTTTGTCTTTACCCGTATTTAAGGTGATTAAACCCAATTTAACAAATATAAATCGTGTTCAAACGATTGATGGGGTAAGAGGGTTCTTGGCTTATGGGGTTGTATTTTCTCATGGTCAAAATTTTTACACATTATTAGCAACAGGACAATGGGCAGGCAGCGCCAATCCTTTTTATAATATGTTTGGTACGGTGGCAGTTCGTTTATTCTTTATGGTAACAGCGTATTTATTTTGGTCGAAATTATTGGTATCCCAAGGGCAAATGAACTGGCGGGCTTTTTATATGAAGCGGTTGTTTCGTATAGCCCCTGTTTATTGGTGTGCTTGTTTGGGTGTTTTTATCATTGTAATGACGGAAACCCATTGGGTAGTGCAAGTGTCTTGGGTGGAATTTGTTAAACAAATTGGTGCTTGGTTGGCACTGGGGATTTTACCTTTGCCTGATATTAATAATCATATGATGAGCTTTATGATTTTATTAGGGGTCGTATGGACATTACAATATGAATGGTTGTTTTATGGAATATTGCCTTTCGTTGCGTGGTTTGCACGGAATAAAGAACGTGCACTTATTTTTATTATTTGTGCCAGTATTTTTATTTTAATTTCAGCTTATTTGTTGCAATCATGTCCTATTATCAGGCAAATATTAGCCGTATTATTCATGTTTTTAATAGGGATGTTTTGTGCAACCCTACAACAATATGAGTTTACTATTCCGTTTCATTCAGTCCTTCAATCACTCTTTGTATCAATAATGATAATGGCTATTTTTATTTATGCACCCGAAGGCGTATATATTTCATCTATTTTATTTGCTGTGGTTTTCTTTTGTATCATTTCTGGTTGTTCGATTTTTGGATTACTAACTTTTTCCGCGTCTCAACGTATGGGGGAAGTAAGCTATGGTATTTATTTGCTGCAAGGAATTGTTTTTTATTGGATTTATTCCGTTCCATTGATACGTCATTATGTATTACGAGGACCAATCGAGTTTTGGGGTATTATGGCCTTAATTTGTATCTTGATCCTGTTTTTGGCAATGATTGTACATATTCTCATTGAAAAGCCAGGGATTAAAATAGGGTATCAATTATCTGCTTTATTTAATGCTAGGAAATAG
- a CDS encoding glycosyltransferase: MQHKQKWFDHILNSQWVILGSNEVIQPQRDSSKGIWLLGNITVDDQEILEAYPNTDIHGIKEFNIIHDSWKVASFKLYRPLIYFCAFGKSEIFECVYTAIQSLIEFGKWKHDIVIFTATETKEFLENKLLDLELKNKLHIITITPATDTLDWVMARYRINHPILQQAQPILYLDTDIVCNAPLDTLFIDNIDSSLILACKEGRIDEGHPESGGYWYGWRLMKEDNVPFNPYGRGFSAGAMFFRNLELALPLFNIIIKSVYGFMKQQGYNDDFYDQRFTNYILFKLKKIDIEILANWLLLHRIAPGTHSLPTQNKKLGLVHFLNVSTKDKLITMKKYLDTIRPENAILETSHFMKHLIK, encoded by the coding sequence ATGCAACATAAACAAAAATGGTTTGATCATATTCTTAACTCTCAATGGGTGATATTAGGAAGCAATGAAGTTATTCAACCTCAAAGAGATTCATCAAAAGGTATATGGTTACTAGGAAATATTACAGTCGATGATCAAGAAATATTAGAAGCGTATCCTAATACTGATATTCATGGTATTAAAGAATTTAATATCATTCATGATTCTTGGAAAGTTGCCTCTTTTAAGCTTTATCGCCCTTTAATTTATTTTTGTGCTTTTGGTAAAAGTGAAATCTTTGAGTGCGTATACACAGCCATACAATCATTAATTGAATTTGGAAAATGGAAACATGATATCGTTATATTCACCGCCACAGAAACCAAAGAGTTTCTTGAAAATAAACTACTAGACTTAGAATTAAAAAATAAACTTCATATTATAACCATTACCCCCGCAACAGATACACTAGATTGGGTTATGGCAAGATATCGAATCAATCATCCTATACTCCAACAAGCGCAACCTATCTTATACCTAGACACAGATATTGTCTGTAATGCACCACTGGACACCCTTTTTATCGATAATATCGACAGCTCACTGATCCTCGCTTGTAAAGAAGGAAGAATAGATGAAGGTCATCCTGAATCTGGAGGCTATTGGTATGGCTGGCGTTTGATGAAAGAAGATAATGTCCCCTTTAATCCATATGGACGAGGTTTTTCCGCTGGTGCCATGTTTTTTCGAAATCTAGAGTTAGCATTGCCTCTATTTAATATAATTATTAAATCAGTCTATGGATTCATGAAGCAACAAGGATATAATGATGATTTTTACGATCAACGTTTTACAAATTATATTTTATTTAAATTAAAAAAAATAGATATTGAAATACTAGCAAACTGGTTACTTTTACACCGTATTGCACCAGGAACTCATTCCTTACCTACTCAAAACAAAAAACTAGGTCTTGTACATTTTTTGAACGTATCAACCAAAGATAAACTCATCACAATGAAAAAATATCTAGATACAATACGCCCTGAAAATGCTATTCTTGAAACAAGTCATTTTATGAAACATCTCATAAAATAA
- a CDS encoding glycosyltransferase family 25 protein, translating to MLPIYLINLQHQKERLEQFKVNNPFLVEHVNIFKAYEGNRLARRQLIFDGLITEKNNYKPKALGILKSHVELWKIAAKSEHGITIMEDDIIVHPDFAKANQVLINNKEQYDLIAWGYNLDWPIRLQTAKGLPSSLISYLVQVGDPTKLNIINQIGSYENQIDKASYLSQSITPNFISTTMFAGLPCYSITPQCAQALLDQLPIDIYNIQYYGTITAINVEFGIDITLEHLYKGMNVVIASPFLAYSNNQKS from the coding sequence ATGCTGCCTATTTATCTTATTAACTTGCAACATCAAAAAGAACGCCTAGAGCAATTCAAAGTAAACAACCCTTTCCTTGTAGAGCATGTCAACATATTTAAAGCGTATGAAGGAAATCGCCTAGCCCGCAGGCAACTTATTTTTGATGGATTGATTACAGAGAAAAATAACTATAAGCCAAAAGCTCTCGGTATTTTAAAATCGCACGTCGAGCTTTGGAAGATCGCAGCAAAAAGTGAACATGGTATTACCATCATGGAAGATGATATCATCGTTCACCCTGATTTTGCCAAAGCAAATCAAGTTTTAATTAATAATAAAGAACAATACGATCTTATTGCTTGGGGGTATAATTTAGACTGGCCCATTCGGTTACAAACAGCCAAAGGTCTTCCATCTTCTCTCATATCCTATTTGGTGCAGGTCGGAGATCCTACGAAACTGAATATAATTAACCAAATTGGTTCATATGAAAATCAAATAGATAAAGCATCCTATCTATCACAATCTATTACGCCTAACTTTATTTCTACAACAATGTTTGCTGGTTTACCCTGTTACTCTATCACTCCCCAATGTGCACAAGCATTACTGGATCAACTGCCTATAGATATTTATAATATTCAATATTACGGAACTATCACTGCAATAAACGTAGAATTTGGAATCGATATTACTTTGGAGCATTTATACAAGGGAATGAATGTAGTTATAGCATCCCCTTTCCTAGCTTACTCTAATAACCAAAAATCATAA
- the cysG gene encoding siroheme synthase CysG codes for MMDVSTPFSYFPITLRIDRSRLIIVGGGQIAARKIRLLLDKNAQIEIFAQHLCKEIQQLVQQDRVQFHGQIENKEQFQNHIHGARLIFAATDDQDYNTQISQWAQECNIPICAVDNPQQSSFITPAIIDRNPVQIAISTGGTAPVLSRRIRESIEPIISQTTGQLARFMGRHRHWIKKRLPITEERQRLWERFLDGRGASFIEQHQEDRALTYLEQLVQQNTPIKGEIWLVGAGPGDPDLLTLKAMQCLQNADIILYDHLLSEDILKRIRRDAVLIYVGKQKKKHTLPQQEINQLLIQYALKGKRVLRLKGGDPFIFGRGGEEAEALVEAGIPFKIIPGISAANGCAAYSGIPLTHRDCAQSCLILTGHTQHEGRLDLPWESMINQQQTLVIYMGLSTLSQLCQELIHKGLPSTYPAAAIEKGTLPDQKVITGTLGNLSQLVKTANLKSPVLVIIGQVVQHRVISVE; via the coding sequence ATTATGGATGTTTCTACCCCTTTTTCTTATTTCCCTATTACATTACGCATTGATCGTTCACGCCTTATTATTGTGGGCGGCGGACAAATTGCAGCGAGAAAAATTCGACTCTTATTGGATAAAAATGCTCAAATAGAAATTTTTGCACAACACTTATGCAAAGAAATTCAACAGCTTGTACAACAAGATCGCGTACAATTCCACGGGCAAATCGAAAATAAAGAGCAATTTCAAAACCATATTCACGGCGCCCGTTTAATTTTCGCCGCAACAGACGATCAAGACTATAATACTCAAATTTCTCAATGGGCACAGGAATGCAATATTCCTATTTGTGCAGTCGATAATCCCCAACAATCGAGTTTTATTACACCGGCTATTATTGACAGAAACCCAGTTCAAATCGCAATTTCGACAGGCGGAACCGCCCCCGTTCTTAGTAGACGTATTCGTGAATCCATCGAACCTATCATCAGTCAAACCACAGGGCAATTGGCTCGTTTTATGGGCAGACATCGTCATTGGATTAAAAAACGCTTGCCCATCACAGAAGAACGTCAACGTTTATGGGAACGTTTCCTAGATGGTCGAGGTGCTTCTTTTATAGAGCAACATCAAGAAGACCGAGCTTTAACCTATTTAGAACAACTTGTTCAACAAAACACACCGATTAAGGGAGAAATCTGGTTGGTTGGTGCGGGTCCTGGCGATCCTGATTTATTAACCTTAAAAGCAATGCAGTGCTTGCAAAACGCAGATATCATCTTGTATGACCATTTGTTATCAGAAGACATTTTAAAACGTATTCGCCGCGATGCTGTATTAATTTACGTCGGAAAGCAGAAAAAGAAACATACCCTTCCACAGCAAGAAATTAATCAACTTTTGATCCAGTATGCTTTGAAAGGCAAACGGGTCTTGCGATTAAAAGGCGGAGATCCCTTTATCTTCGGTCGTGGTGGCGAAGAAGCTGAAGCTTTGGTTGAGGCTGGAATACCATTTAAAATTATTCCTGGTATCTCGGCAGCTAATGGATGTGCTGCCTATAGTGGCATTCCCCTGACCCACCGTGATTGCGCCCAATCATGCCTGATCCTGACGGGTCACACACAACATGAGGGACGGTTGGATTTACCATGGGAAAGCATGATTAACCAACAACAAACATTGGTTATTTATATGGGGCTCAGCACATTAAGCCAGCTATGCCAAGAATTGATCCATAAAGGGCTGCCTTCAACTTACCCTGCTGCTGCTATTGAAAAAGGAACTTTGCCCGACCAAAAAGTAATCACTGGGACTTTGGGGAATTTATCTCAATTAGTAAAAACAGCAAATCTGAAAAGCCCTGTTTTAGTCATAATTGGTCAAGTTGTTCAACATCGTGTGATTTCTGTTGAGTAA
- a CDS encoding bZIP transcription factor produces the protein MTESLISKEELQQLQEDVKNLKLENQRLSAALLLLEQLISSFAVDLDPKDRTALIHKIDNNFHELGGADTIPIASTPSRSSTALNVAKKLHQLSSISAMFPQTKDFI, from the coding sequence ATGACTGAATCACTTATTTCCAAAGAAGAACTTCAACAGCTGCAAGAAGATGTAAAAAACCTTAAACTTGAAAATCAGCGGCTTAGTGCCGCGCTATTGTTATTAGAACAACTGATTTCATCTTTTGCTGTTGATTTGGATCCAAAAGACCGAACCGCTTTAATTCATAAAATCGACAATAATTTTCATGAATTAGGGGGCGCGGATACAATTCCAATTGCTTCGACCCCTTCACGCTCATCAACAGCTTTAAATGTCGCCAAGAAATTGCACCAATTAAGCAGCATCTCTGCAATGTTTCCACAAACCAAAGATTTTATTTAA
- the grxB gene encoding glutaredoxin 2, producing MKLYIYEHCPFCVMTKMIFVLKNYPVETVYLLYDDVQTPMQMVGRKLLPILEYKPNRFMSESVDIIHYMDRNIGEPQVILPVVDEVGQWVKEVERFIYRLTYPRWIRAPFPEFSSEEAKKYFYKSKDPSGRGFMSDLADPALLQRAQRAIDRLENILVDYPLIDLTQPISISSLSLFAQLHSLSIIKGLQYGPIIDKWRQSTAKTFFIPLNDEFAN from the coding sequence ATGAAACTTTATATTTATGAACATTGTCCTTTTTGTGTGATGACAAAAATGATTTTTGTTTTAAAGAACTATCCCGTAGAAACTGTTTATTTATTATATGATGATGTGCAAACGCCAATGCAGATGGTTGGGCGTAAATTACTGCCTATTTTAGAATATAAACCTAATCGTTTTATGTCTGAAAGCGTTGATATTATCCACTATATGGATCGAAACATAGGCGAACCCCAAGTAATATTACCTGTGGTTGACGAGGTTGGGCAATGGGTTAAAGAGGTCGAGAGGTTTATTTATCGTTTGACCTATCCTCGTTGGATTCGAGCTCCCTTTCCAGAATTTAGTTCTGAGGAGGCAAAAAAGTATTTTTATAAAAGCAAGGATCCGTCTGGCAGAGGGTTTATGTCTGATTTGGCTGATCCTGCGTTGTTGCAAAGAGCGCAGAGGGCAATCGATAGGCTTGAAAATATTTTAGTTGATTATCCATTAATTGATCTTACACAACCCATTTCAATTAGCAGTTTATCTTTGTTTGCACAATTGCATTCTTTATCGATTATCAAAGGGTTACAGTATGGTCCTATCATCGATAAATGGCGCCAATCAACAGCAAAGACATTTTTTATTCCGTTAAATGATGAATTTGCCAACTAA
- the eco gene encoding serine protease inhibitor ecotin, with translation MRFSKNFLLYKLCLSLVGLFTLFFCITADAENTKDPMSIWPKPEKGYKQVVIQLPNLKDEDLYRIELIPEKTLKADCNHIMINGTIETKPLTGWGYDYYVLTQVGQPASTRMACIPQTTQFKKIAIHTNLMFLRYNSKLPLVIYIPKDIHLSYRVWSAGELKNAEEK, from the coding sequence ATGCGTTTTTCAAAGAATTTTTTACTCTATAAACTATGCTTATCTCTCGTTGGTTTGTTTACGCTTTTTTTCTGCATAACAGCAGATGCAGAAAATACAAAGGATCCCATGTCCATTTGGCCTAAACCTGAAAAAGGATATAAACAAGTTGTTATTCAATTACCTAACTTAAAAGATGAAGATTTATATCGTATCGAATTAATCCCTGAAAAAACATTAAAAGCAGATTGCAACCACATCATGATTAATGGAACAATCGAAACAAAACCTTTGACTGGATGGGGCTATGACTATTATGTATTAACTCAAGTTGGGCAACCCGCTTCTACAAGAATGGCTTGTATTCCACAAACGACACAATTCAAGAAAATCGCAATTCACACGAATTTAATGTTCTTAAGATATAATAGCAAATTACCTCTTGTAATTTATATTCCAAAAGATATTCATTTATCGTATCGCGTATGGTCAGCTGGTGAATTGAAAAATGCCGAAGAAAAATAA
- a CDS encoding asparaginase: MQHPIHEKETVLILTTGGTIAGQAQNHQSLGYHAGQTSGEALIASVPALKDHANIQVEAVSQIGSQDMSDAILLDLAHHIQKAEANPKIAGIVITHGTDTMEETAFFLNEVLPHHKPIILVGSMRPAGYASADGNANLIDAVKVATSPLAQNRHVMVIMNDTIFAARSVQKMNTTNLEAFQAPNAGPIGMVNNEHVRFYQPSSSTKIDTLSLPTQAPFPKVDIIYSHVQMDGDLIEDAVKRGTKGIILAGVGDGNTSAVALKALQDAEKKGVIIVRSTRVSSGFVNRNVEVNDDQNHFVVSEDLNPQKSRLLLQILLANHISTPNQIQKIFSKLY; this comes from the coding sequence ATGCAGCACCCAATACATGAAAAAGAAACTGTCTTAATTTTAACCACTGGGGGAACGATTGCAGGACAAGCGCAAAACCATCAAAGCCTTGGATATCATGCTGGGCAAACTTCTGGCGAAGCATTAATTGCTTCTGTTCCTGCGCTAAAAGACCATGCGAATATACAAGTTGAAGCCGTTTCTCAAATTGGTTCTCAAGATATGTCCGATGCAATCTTATTAGATCTAGCACATCATATTCAAAAAGCAGAAGCAAACCCAAAAATTGCTGGGATCGTGATTACCCACGGTACAGACACAATGGAAGAAACTGCCTTTTTCCTTAACGAAGTTTTACCACATCATAAACCTATTATCCTAGTCGGTTCCATGCGCCCCGCAGGATATGCCAGTGCAGACGGAAATGCCAACCTGATTGATGCCGTCAAAGTTGCAACCAGCCCGCTCGCCCAAAATCGTCATGTTATGGTGATTATGAATGACACAATTTTTGCTGCACGTTCTGTACAAAAAATGAACACCACCAATTTAGAGGCGTTTCAAGCCCCGAATGCGGGTCCGATTGGCATGGTGAATAATGAACATGTTCGGTTTTATCAACCATCATCTTCTACAAAAATTGACACCTTATCTCTACCTACCCAAGCACCTTTTCCCAAAGTGGATATTATTTATTCTCATGTCCAAATGGATGGAGATTTGATCGAAGATGCTGTTAAAAGAGGCACAAAAGGTATCATTTTGGCAGGCGTTGGAGATGGCAATACATCAGCCGTCGCCTTAAAAGCGTTACAAGATGCTGAAAAGAAAGGTGTCATTATCGTCCGTTCCACAAGGGTCAGTAGTGGCTTTGTTAATCGTAACGTAGAGGTCAATGATGACCAAAATCATTTTGTGGTTTCAGAAGATTTAAACCCTCAAAAATCACGCCTATTATTACAAATTCTACTTGCAAATCACATTTCCACGCCCAATCAAATTCAAAAAATATTCTCAAAATTATATTAA
- a CDS encoding inorganic phosphate transporter — translation MTPRNRSLLNTIAFLTVLLGAIIYTIMHVREDLMGSAHASALAFLLLGLALIIALGFEFVNGFHDTANAVATVIYSNSLPPTFAVIWSGVWNFIGVLLSSGAVAYTIISLLPIELVLKVGSEAGFSMIFALLLAAVIWNLLTWFFGIPNSSSHTLIGSILGVGIMNQLLMGDGVSSGVDWGQALQVFKALIFSPLVGFAIAFLGMQLLRILLPIPTLYQAPKDGKAPPWPMRLLLILTCTGVSFSHGSNDGQKGMGLIMLILIGTVPTAYALNSTVSSKQVEDFTQKAIVVDKILAEYSSDIKLSLDESHAVLTKTIQQNHLLPETVPAMRTMLQAIRADVGNRTTFKEVPIEHQTNLRNNLYLLDQNLVHFTHLKADLPKAEEAVINDFESDIVSAIQFIPPWVKVVVAIALGLGTMVGWKRIVVTVGKKIGKQEMSYGQGAVAETVAMTMIQMGNQFHMPISTTHVVTSAIAGTSVGRGNGIQWSTVRNMAMAWILTLPISILLSGCLFWIFLRLF, via the coding sequence ATGACCCCTCGTAATCGATCGCTACTTAATACGATTGCTTTTTTAACTGTTTTACTAGGTGCAATTATTTATACCATTATGCATGTGCGTGAGGACTTGATGGGTTCAGCACATGCATCGGCTTTGGCTTTTTTATTATTGGGCCTAGCATTAATTATTGCATTAGGGTTTGAATTTGTAAATGGCTTTCACGATACAGCCAACGCTGTTGCAACGGTAATTTACAGTAACTCATTGCCCCCGACTTTTGCTGTCATTTGGTCAGGAGTTTGGAATTTCATAGGCGTATTGTTGTCAAGTGGTGCCGTAGCCTATACGATTATTTCCTTGTTACCTATTGAATTAGTACTCAAAGTTGGCAGCGAAGCAGGATTTTCAATGATTTTCGCTTTGCTATTGGCGGCGGTTATTTGGAATTTGCTGACTTGGTTTTTTGGTATTCCGAATTCATCTTCACATACATTAATTGGTTCGATTCTTGGTGTTGGAATTATGAATCAGCTCTTGATGGGGGATGGTGTCTCTAGTGGGGTTGATTGGGGACAAGCCCTACAAGTCTTCAAAGCATTGATTTTCAGTCCTTTGGTTGGGTTTGCAATTGCATTTTTGGGGATGCAACTTTTAAGAATTTTATTACCGATTCCAACGCTTTATCAAGCCCCAAAAGATGGCAAAGCCCCACCTTGGCCGATGCGTTTGCTTTTGATTCTGACCTGCACTGGGGTCAGTTTCAGTCATGGTTCCAATGATGGGCAAAAGGGAATGGGGCTGATTATGTTAATTCTAATTGGCACGGTTCCAACTGCGTATGCATTAAATAGTACCGTTTCTTCGAAACAAGTTGAGGATTTTACTCAAAAAGCCATTGTCGTGGATAAAATTCTAGCTGAATATAGTTCGGATATTAAATTATCTTTGGACGAAAGTCATGCTGTTTTAACCAAAACAATCCAACAAAATCATCTGCTTCCTGAAACTGTTCCTGCGATGAGAACAATGTTGCAGGCAATCAGGGCTGACGTTGGCAATCGAACCACATTTAAAGAAGTACCGATCGAACACCAGACCAATTTAAGAAATAATTTATATCTCCTAGACCAAAATTTAGTTCATTTTACCCATTTAAAAGCTGACTTACCAAAAGCGGAAGAAGCTGTGATTAACGATTTCGAAAGTGATATTGTCAGTGCTATTCAGTTCATTCCCCCTTGGGTTAAAGTTGTTGTCGCAATCGCATTGGGATTGGGGACAATGGTAGGATGGAAACGCATTGTTGTCACGGTTGGTAAAAAAATTGGTAAACAAGAAATGAGTTACGGTCAAGGGGCTGTTGCTGAAACCGTGGCAATGACAATGATTCAAATGGGAAATCAATTTCATATGCCAATTAGTACAACCCACGTTGTGACGTCTGCGATTGCAGGAACTTCTGTTGGACGCGGAAACGGAATACAATGGAGTACAGTGCGCAATATGGCAATGGCATGGATTTTAACGTTACCCATTTCTATTTTGTTATCAGGCTGTTTATTTTGGATATTTTTAAGATTATTTTAA